One Glycine soja cultivar W05 chromosome 7, ASM419377v2, whole genome shotgun sequence genomic window, CTTGGGATCATGGGAGTATGATTAATTAtgtgtaagtgacaagttgagtatgtgttaaattgtgagatcgCACATGTATTGAGATgctgtgtgcattgagttgaaACATATGAaccgtacaatcacacgactataagacccttcaAAGACGACgaatattgtgatgggatccactatgGGAACCCAATGAGTTTAGTTACTTTGAGGCACGACGAgttcaaattattttgagaacaattaaggagtcgtgtgttttgtacagttcatagatataGCCagtgtgctaaaatattttttgggttggacctgaatcaggagagaGAGGTCCCGACGGACTCtttggagtctaggccttggaggtaaatacactcggtttgagcGTTTCTTTAAGTTTGTGCCGATTTCACATGGTTGGAACATTGTCGCGAAACAGCATAACCCTGactagtctccctatgattttacctaatgAGAGTAACCTGACTTACCAGCGTGTGATTTGTCTTGTAATGTACTCTTAGGCGCcagacgaggtttttcactgacaagGTACTACATTGCATATgagattgagtcttagtatatttgttgcataacgcttgtgtattgatcgatattgattggttgagcgatattgtgttttgatccttgagtatgtggatgatgtgaaaatgtgtgAAACATGTAGTGTTGAGATATGATGTCATGTGATAAGTGGTGGAATGACGTGAGTTGTGTTTAAATaagttgtattttatttatatgatatgcaTATCTATGTTGTTCtatttctctctagtagttaggagCGTGATAATttactccctgtgtgttgtttgtttgtgttccgatcttgtgatgatctcgaactttgtgttTGTGGGAGCAGATGGTTTGATGGATGGCTATGGAGAACCTCGTGCTAGAGGACGTTGAAACACAATGCTCGgataagatgtgacattgagACTTGGATTTCTGTATTATTTgcataatattttgaatatgttaCTTTATGTTATTCGACTGCttaacttgttttcttttgtaaaaaaaaataaaattagatgatCTTGTTTTGGGTCAGAAATATTTTCGTATccttatttgataagtttttaattttgtgattaaTATAAATGTGAATATTTTACCCACGTGAACttctttatatttattgaatatattcattttaattaattttgcatttttatatatgatattatataaatatacataggAGATGGTCTCACAAAGGTTCACTTTTGCATGTCTCTTTTtgctatattattattttgattcatgaattttttaattaattactattaGATGGAAATATTATATTGGTGATGGAGCATTAATGAtgggattttaaactttttaacatATCACTTCTTTCTTGTGTGCATTGCTCACCACACTTTGAATTCTCACTCCAGAACTTAGTTATCTAATTTCTTGgatataatatttcattttgtttcatgtatgaAAGATTATTGATATATTCAtgaatgtttttaataaattactcTTAGACAGCAGCGGAGCTAGAGTATTTTTTGAGAGGgccaaatataaaattaattaaaattgatctttaattttaaaattattatattaaatttaactaacgatgaaaagaattataataattgacaatatatcataaaaatattaattatataaattaaacaaaagacaCAAGATTATTAGAATGTTTTGGTAGTAGAAAAGAGACTTAATTTTTAGAATTCAATTAAACTTAAACAGGTACttaagtttaattataattaaatttttaatcatataaaatttgatatacAATATTATATTGTTAATACATTATAGACttaaattttaagattatatataatgtataattttttttttcatttaaagtaACATTATATATTAATGTCTGTGTAGAATTTTTGGTGTGCATGACGCTCCGCCCCTGTTCTTAGATGGAAATAAAGGACTTGCCCCACATCTTTATCCTTTAGCCCCTTGTGCTCTGGGCCATTTTTATTGTGATCTCACATCACAAGGCTAAGGTGAAAAGTTGTGcatgtcctttttttttgtttgtttattaataattatgcaTGTCTCTCTCCattaaaaaaaaggggaaagatTAGCTTCATCAAGAGCACAAGAAATTGCATATATAAATTTGGGCTTCCTTGACCAAGTAACATCTACAAGTTTGGGCTTCCTATCCATTATAAAATGGTTCAAAAGAAGGatttggaggaaaaaaaaagaaaaaagaaaatatgaaaaaaaaaacaaaggttgTAGGAAAAAAAGAGGGTTAACAAATGTTACAAACATAATTTATGTACATGGCTCAAGGTTATTAGGTTTAAATTGGGGATTACACCTCAACATTTTGTAAgtataattaatgattaatctttggtgaaaaattaattttattagtcacctttaataagatttattttactaattatttttctttataaaactcGAATCTAATACTTACTTAAAGAGATTAATTTCACTCTCAATCAACCCAATAACTTGTTCATGCTCATAACTCTAACACATTCTCTAAATTCCTCTCATTTCTAATGTTTTAATCTCTTTTCTCTTGAAAAATCAGTTCTTAACCTTGTCCAAGCTACTACTAGATTATCTTATGTATTAGTtacttaaatacttttttatttttagcataatacttttcaaaatatactatatttaaattattttttcttaactaGATTTAAGTATCTGGCGTTTAGAATTAAAGTTATTAAATAGCAttagtcattttttttcttcatcggCAATAATTTGCCTAACCTTCTCGAGGCGTGTTTCATCCTCTTAAATAAACGCCGAAAAACATTACTAAGGAAGGTAGTTACAACCTTaccagatttttttatatttaaaacaaagaaGAGTGGTGAGACTCACTAATATTGTCACCATAGTGTGTATATGTCCTGTCCAAGCAATAATTGTACGTGACAAACTACTTTCCGTTGAATAAAAATCAGAAATTATTCTACAAGAAGATATAcagtgtaatattatttttctccaaaaatttAGATTAGAAAATGACACGTTATTACAAGGTTAAGAAAGACtactaattttagaaaaaaaatataattataatagaatTTATATATCACCAATAATCCAACCTAAATCATAACTAATATGATCAGAAGACTCGATTAATAAATCTATCGAATTAATAACCTGTGTTGGCCagtgtaataaaaatatatacgcataattaattttctattgCAAAAATGCATTTGCTATGATTAATCATTggttattaaaaacaaaagaataaattcTAGATGCATCATGGTCCATGGTCAcccattttttaattacaattttgatccttttattttgtttaatatgcaattttattatcttcaatttaaaaaagatatttcatctctatattttagaaataaaaagattaaaattatctttattttattttaaagtagaGAGATAAAAATTAGGGATCgaataaaattgtatttaagtCAATTATTATTTGTTGCTGCACCAGTCCTTCCTTATAAATTTTCTTTCcatataagattttaatttcGCGGTTGTATCCAATTTAATCTAGTATAATTAATGTTGTAAGCTTCAAGTTCAACATATATATAGTACTCCATGCCTATAGTCTCGATCTCTTCCTATTTTGTGTTATGAATACAGTAGAAGGAAAGTGAAAAATACTAAGACCTGCATGAAGAAGTCTATAATTAATGGTAGTTACATTTAATTTTCATGTGTGTGTaaagtaaactaagctaaagCACACTATTGATTAATCAGTTCCAATTTATGCCATGAAGATGAAATTGTTGCCTCGGCGCACCATCATCCTCAACGGACCCATGAATCGCGTTTGGCTGAAAAGTTGCGTTCTGAGGAAACTGGCTTAGCAGGGAAATAAAGGAATCATTATTGTCCTCAGCATTGCTGCATCCACAATTAAGATCACCATGAAATCGCTTGCACGAAGAAGAAGACCCCGGAGACCCTGTCTCGTTCCAAAGTTGTGATGTGATCAGTGCACGTTTGATAGGAAAGTTGCTagcattattgttgttgttattattattatcacccTTTGAGTTTGGAGAGAAAATGTGAGAATCAGAACCATTTTGCATGCTTTGATCCACGGCCAAGACTCCCTCGAAGAAGTTGTCATCATTTTCAAGTCCTAGTGGACCATAACTCGTGCTCCTCGAGGGAGGTTTAGGGTTTTGCATTTTGTTGTTAGCCATTGACAACGTTGACATCGTTGGTAGCATGTTGTCCATTGAAAGCTCCTCTTCATGCTCCATCATGGGTGGCCTTGGTAGGGTGGTGTTGTTGCTTTTCTTGTATATTCGGCACAAAACCCAATCGTCCAGCtacaaaaccataaaaaaataaactcattttaaaaaaatgaaacattattattatatatatacatggcattaggaaaaaaaaattatgtaatgtACCCTCAGGGAATTTTTCTTGTTATGAGGAACCAGAGGAGGCGGTTTTGAGCTTGAATTAAAGGAATCATCAACAAGCCtatactcatgcatgatccaaTTGGTTTTAACCCCTTTTGGAGGCTTTCCACCATAAAAAACAAGTGCTTTCTTAACTCCAACTTTGTGGTGCCCATATGTTGTTAATATAGGCTTGTCAGTTCCAGTGGCCTTCCAATACCCAGAAGTAGCAGCTCTATTGGGCCTAGCCCCATTTGGGTATTTTCTATCCCTTGGGCTGAAAAAGTACCACTCTTGCTCACCAAAAGTTGCTTTACCTACGAaacccaaaaaaagaaaatgggaaAAAACATTACAATCAAAACAAATTCACAAATGTGTATTTGGTTTCACCGTGAATTTTCTAGTATCACGTTGAAAcagtagttaacatgattttaaaaaaatcacatgtttaatttcaagttaGAAATTTATTATGGGGTCCATAATTATttgagttaaaataaaataactttagataatttttatactagataaaaaattttaactaaattttactactaataaatttttataataaaaaattcttaacattacaacactttaaaattaattttaatcaaatcaattctGTGATCAccggtaaaaaaaaacatcctaAGCAACCTAAACAACAGTGAATTTGaaaaaaggtttaaaaaaagaaaaatccgtGATAATGATTTCAGTGACATCAAGGATTTTAGAATGATCACAACTTAATAAACTCCATCATTAATTTacatttgtttgtaatttttcaCGGTATCAAAAGAACATAATTGTGATAGctaccacaatttaaaaccttgatatTTGAAAAATGGATGGAAAGATAAAATGGGGTGTGATAAAGTAGAGCATACTTGGGAGCTCCCAAGGGTCGAACTTGTAGAGATCAACATCGGCGATGATGGCGACGGGAAGGGGTGCAGAAGCAGCTTTTCTCTTGAGGTAGTGAACCACGAGCTCTTCATCGGTGGGGTGGAACCGAAACCCTGGAGGAAGGTGTGGGTGCTGAGACCCCGATGATGAATCTCTGCTATCCATGAACAACACCACTTTGTGCTCAATTTTCTATGTACGTCTCGTGCATCATTTTAGTACAAACTATTTTTCATTTGAGCCTTTTCTTACTTTATCTTCTGCTTTTTGCTTTCCTTTGCTCTTCTTTCGCACGTTTTCGTGATATTTGGAAAAAAAGTAGCGGTCAGATAATATGGGACTTTGGATTTCTGGGATCAATGTATGTGTACCTATGTGTATGCAACTATGTAATATGCATGATGATTTAAGAGAAAGGTACCTAATGGATGAGGATGGTTTTTGCGACACATGGGGTGGGGACCACACAACGATATTGAGGATGATGAGGCTGGTTTTGTGGGAATGAATAAAGGTTGGGGAGTTTAGAAATGAAACGCTTTTGATGTCATGCTTTTCTTATGCAAATAAGCAACCCTCTCACACAAGCCCCACATTCAGTTCAGTTTCACAGGTTGGAAGATAGAGATAGATAGAGAGGGTTGATGGGCACGTGAACATGTGCTCTCCCTCTTTTATGATCGCATATTGTTGTATTTGCTTATTATTTGTCATTGTCTTCTttataatttcttcttgtgatCTTGGTTGTCATGGGTTTTAATGTGTACGGATGGTAGATGGTGTAGGTTTGTTAAATTTTGACAAAGTTTTGTTGTTCtataatgattttattcaatttgagaaaattctctcaaattgaattttattttttgttgtcatcTGAAATCATTATGTGTTCATAATTCTtatgaatatttatataatacatgtttatgttttttatttataggaaagAGTTTATAACGTTTAATTATATGCTATATGTGAATTAATGGGAACAATCTTAaattacttaataatttttttaatgataaatatatatgatttataaaaaaattaaaaaaacatgaatcaACCTAGTTTtagcctctcttttttttaaatgccTTTTCTTGGACGTTAAGGTAAATTTGCTGCTTGAGAATAAAAGAGATATTGATGCATGTACATGAGCTAAAATCCAGAGAAACTTGATACATCAATAATGTCTTCTACATTATTTCTGAGTATATGTAATAAATGGCAAATCATTTTGGAGAACACTTAAGGAGAATAGTTCTAATAAAGGCTGGTAACtatcttaattatttgataCAAGTCACATAAGAGTAATCCATCTTTTAGGATATGGCAGTGACGACATAGAACCAATTACCCTTTTTTGTGATTAGAATTCTTTTTAGAATAAAGTGCAAATGACTTAACCAAAATATGGAAATAAAATGATGAGGATTTATAATTATACCATCCTCCCGCGTTGATAAAACGTAACAACTATCAAAGCATCTTTATTTCTGGCAACCATGGCATTCAAAACTCTCTAAGAGGCCGGAGATGATGCTATTGGAACCTGATCCAGTTGTTATGATTGTGAAAGCTTGACTTAACGCACGAATCCATGTGCCTTAGATGAAAATAAGACACATAAAACTCAAAGtttgttattgttatatttAGCACTGATCTCATAATACGTTTCAGCAGACCTAACTAGCCACAAACAATTTTGCTAAGAAAGGGaaggaataaataaaataaaaaagcttttttggcacataaaaaaattgtataactaGTTTGTGTTCtttgagaaaaagaaattataaaacagaCAATGTAAATCTCTATATGTTCGAACCACCAAACACGTTCAACTTGTgtaaaattattctaatttaataataaatctcttaggaaggaaaggaata contains:
- the LOC114419510 gene encoding NAC transcription factor 25-like, whose translation is MDSRDSSSGSQHPHLPPGFRFHPTDEELVVHYLKRKAASAPLPVAIIADVDLYKFDPWELPSKATFGEQEWYFFSPRDRKYPNGARPNRAATSGYWKATGTDKPILTTYGHHKVGVKKALVFYGGKPPKGVKTNWIMHEYRLVDDSFNSSSKPPPLVPHNKKNSLRLDDWVLCRIYKKSNNTTLPRPPMMEHEEELSMDNMLPTMSTLSMANNKMQNPKPPSRSTSYGPLGLENDDNFFEGVLAVDQSMQNGSDSHIFSPNSKGDNNNNNNNNASNFPIKRALITSQLWNETGSPGSSSSCKRFHGDLNCGCSNAEDNNDSFISLLSQFPQNATFQPNAIHGSVEDDGAPRQQFHLHGINWN